The Flavobacterium psychrophilum genome includes a region encoding these proteins:
- a CDS encoding transcriptional regulator: MLTKAEKTKQFILETAAPLYNKKGISGVNIDDVLAETKLTKGCLYGHFENKDDLTVQVVDLMLKKVSDRVYQAVANAKTARAKVFAFLDFYKDPIDTYISGGCPIFNTAVEVDDNFPLIKEKVAAVFRLGQEGLTNILKEGIENGEFSTQLDPVVMAFKLVAATEGGIVMCRTLNTMKPMQSLIKNLKAELDQYKA; this comes from the coding sequence ATGTTGACAAAAGCAGAAAAGACAAAACAGTTTATACTTGAAACAGCAGCACCTCTTTATAATAAAAAGGGTATTTCTGGCGTAAATATAGATGACGTGCTTGCGGAAACTAAATTAACAAAAGGATGCCTGTATGGCCATTTTGAAAACAAAGACGATCTTACCGTACAGGTTGTTGACCTGATGCTGAAAAAGGTTTCTGATAGAGTGTACCAGGCCGTAGCAAATGCTAAAACTGCAAGGGCTAAAGTTTTTGCTTTTCTTGACTTCTATAAAGACCCAATTGATACTTATATATCAGGGGGTTGCCCAATATTTAACACTGCAGTTGAAGTAGATGATAATTTTCCGTTGATTAAAGAAAAAGTAGCTGCTGTATTTCGACTGGGACAAGAGGGCCTTACCAATATATTAAAAGAAGGTATTGAAAATGGAGAATTTTCTACTCAGCTTGACCCTGTTGTTATGGCATTTAAACTTGTTGCTGCTACCGAAGGTGGCATTGTAATGTGCCGTACATTGAATACCATGAAACCAATGCAATCATTAATAAAAAATTTAAAGGCAGAATTAGATCAATATAAGGCTTGA
- a CDS encoding NADPH:quinone oxidoreductase, whose protein sequence is MKAFTINKYTKGDLQLADVATPKVGENEVLVEIHAAGVNLLDSKIKTGEFKLILSYKMPLILGHDVAGVVTKAGKNVKKFKIGDEVYSRTPDHHIGTFAQYIAINEKDVAFKPKNLSMEEAASIPLVALTAWQALAKRANLKKGQKIFIQAGSGGVGTIAIQLAKYLGATVATTASKKSFELLKSLGADVLIDYKTQDFENVLKDYDVVLNSQDTKTLEKSLKILKSGGHAISISGPPTPEFAAEIGLPWYLKAILSLLSFSIRSKAKKNLIDYFFLFMKADGNQLQEITKLIEANTLKPIIDKVFTFEQTNDAIQYVESGRAKGKIVIKIK, encoded by the coding sequence ATGAAAGCATTTACAATAAATAAGTATACCAAAGGCGACCTGCAACTTGCAGATGTTGCTACTCCAAAAGTGGGCGAAAATGAAGTTTTGGTAGAAATTCATGCGGCAGGGGTTAACCTTTTGGATTCAAAAATTAAAACAGGAGAATTTAAACTGATACTCTCCTATAAAATGCCTTTAATCCTAGGGCATGATGTGGCCGGTGTAGTTACCAAAGCAGGTAAGAATGTCAAAAAATTTAAAATTGGCGACGAGGTATATTCACGCACACCAGACCACCATATAGGCACTTTTGCCCAATACATTGCCATAAATGAAAAGGATGTAGCTTTTAAACCTAAAAACCTGAGTATGGAAGAAGCCGCTTCCATTCCGCTAGTAGCACTTACCGCATGGCAGGCACTGGCTAAAAGGGCCAATTTAAAAAAAGGCCAGAAAATATTTATCCAGGCAGGTTCTGGTGGCGTAGGCACTATAGCCATCCAGCTGGCAAAATATTTAGGCGCAACCGTTGCTACAACTGCCAGTAAAAAAAGCTTTGAACTACTTAAAAGCCTGGGCGCTGATGTATTGATTGATTATAAAACTCAGGATTTTGAAAACGTTCTTAAAGATTATGATGTAGTACTTAATAGCCAGGATACCAAAACACTCGAAAAATCACTTAAAATCCTGAAATCCGGTGGCCATGCTATTTCTATTTCAGGTCCGCCCACACCAGAATTCGCTGCTGAAATAGGATTACCATGGTATCTGAAAGCAATTTTATCATTACTTAGTTTTAGTATTAGGAGTAAAGCTAAAAAAAACCTTATTGATTATTTTTTCCTTTTTATGAAAGCTGATGGAAACCAGCTACAGGAAATTACCAAACTGATTGAAGCTAACACCCTTAAACCGATAATAGATAAAGTATTTACTTTTGAACAGACTAACGATGCAATACAGTATGTGGAGAGTGGCCGGGCCAAAGGCAAAATAGTTATCAAAATAAAATAA